Proteins encoded within one genomic window of Acinetobacter sp. YWS30-1:
- a CDS encoding DUF1311 domain-containing protein — protein MRFACLLMAGCLGTMALQVQAATGYSQEYTQCMNFSYGNTAKLQKCVKKELKAQNKRLKKNYKTYLKLNAGYRNNIRDQHTLWQRKLSQQCKLTMNTQYAQIKQGQCALEMVKDQANLYQSRSYRADA, from the coding sequence ATGCGTTTTGCATGTTTATTAATGGCAGGTTGTTTGGGGACAATGGCATTACAGGTTCAGGCGGCTACAGGTTATTCTCAGGAATATACCCAGTGCATGAACTTTAGTTATGGCAATACAGCTAAACTACAAAAATGTGTGAAAAAAGAATTAAAAGCACAGAATAAACGTCTGAAGAAAAACTATAAGACTTATCTGAAATTGAATGCGGGCTATCGTAATAATATTCGTGATCAGCATACGTTGTGGCAACGTAAACTATCACAGCAATGCAAGCTGACCATGAATACCCAATATGCCCAGATTAAACAGGGTCAATGTGCGCTAGAGATGGTAAAAGATCAGGCGAATTTGTATCAATCGCGTTCTTATCGTGCCGATGCTTAA
- a CDS encoding ABC1 kinase family protein, whose amino-acid sequence MSDQNDKLKQLKTSSMDRRLSIAKASLLAGTRWAASSAGSMFSSEEEKERRRKKAMKEQADYLVAEIGKLKGSIVKIGQMMALYGEHFLPEEVTQALNTLNNKTVALAWPAIKAQLQQQLGSKLDDLTVDHEPLGTASLAQVHRAVRKSDGMELVLKIQYPGVAEAIDSDMSLFKNMLKLTRMVPQTREFDQWFDEVREMMHREVNYKIEADTTRRFCKRLQNDPRYIVPTIIDNYCTDRVLCMTFERGVPINSPVMLSLPQERRNKLGEASLEIAVREIFEWGEMQTDPNFGNYLVRLGDGENIQDKIVLLDFGAIRQFDQHLLNVARNLIQAGYHHDSDMMVKAMTGYEFFDSIPPSIKPDMAKVFLLATEAFSSPMNNKDLPPSVMDEHDRYNWKKSQLHSRVMQQASKSMASRYFSVPPKEFMFISRKFIGAYTFMTVIDAKTNVRAMIKRHL is encoded by the coding sequence ATGTCAGATCAGAACGATAAGCTTAAACAATTGAAAACTTCCTCAATGGATCGACGCTTATCGATCGCAAAGGCATCTTTGCTGGCAGGTACGCGCTGGGCAGCATCCAGTGCGGGTTCTATGTTCTCAAGCGAAGAAGAAAAAGAAAGAAGACGCAAAAAAGCTATGAAAGAACAGGCCGATTATCTGGTTGCAGAAATTGGCAAGCTTAAAGGTTCAATCGTCAAAATTGGCCAGATGATGGCACTGTATGGCGAGCATTTTCTGCCAGAAGAAGTTACTCAAGCCTTAAATACCTTAAATAATAAAACAGTCGCTTTGGCTTGGCCGGCGATCAAAGCCCAATTACAACAGCAATTAGGTTCCAAGCTAGATGATCTGACAGTTGATCATGAGCCCTTGGGCACAGCCTCTTTGGCTCAGGTGCATCGTGCGGTACGCAAGTCAGATGGTATGGAGCTGGTGCTTAAAATCCAGTATCCGGGTGTAGCTGAGGCTATTGATTCTGATATGAGCCTGTTTAAGAACATGCTCAAATTGACCCGTATGGTGCCGCAAACCCGTGAATTTGATCAATGGTTCGATGAAGTTCGCGAGATGATGCATCGTGAGGTCAATTATAAAATTGAAGCAGATACAACTCGCCGTTTCTGTAAACGTCTGCAAAATGATCCACGATATATCGTACCGACCATCATCGATAACTATTGTACTGACCGTGTCCTGTGTATGACCTTTGAACGTGGTGTACCAATCAATAGTCCAGTGATGCTATCTCTACCACAGGAACGTCGTAATAAACTGGGTGAAGCTTCTCTGGAAATCGCTGTACGTGAGATTTTTGAATGGGGCGAGATGCAGACTGACCCAAATTTCGGCAATTATCTGGTACGTCTAGGTGATGGCGAAAATATTCAGGACAAGATTGTACTCCTCGATTTCGGTGCAATCCGTCAGTTTGACCAGCATCTACTCAATGTAGCGCGTAACCTGATCCAGGCCGGTTATCATCATGATTCAGACATGATGGTAAAAGCCATGACCGGTTATGAATTCTTCGATTCTATTCCGCCTAGCATCAAACCGGATATGGCGAAAGTCTTCCTGTTAGCCACAGAAGCCTTCAGCTCACCAATGAACAATAAAGACCTGCCTCCAAGTGTGATGGATGAACATGACCGCTATAACTGGAAAAAAAGCCAGCTTCATAGCCGGGTAATGCAGCAGGCTTCTAAATCCATGGCTTCACGTTATTTCAGTGTACCGCCTAAAGAATTTATGTTTATTAGCCGTAAGTTTATTGGTGCTTATACCTTCATGACGGTGATTGATGCGAAAACTAATGTACGCGCAATGATTAAACGTCATCTCTAA
- a CDS encoding acyl-CoA dehydrogenase family protein, with amino-acid sequence MVNKAQGFGLSILTKVAGSDLLDQLKLRKFLEKSLYQSSKAGFKTLSQTQKILKSGQKIQRQRLPHQSKSLFDLNLTEEQQMTCEAMQQFASEVLYPLAHDADHHEIFPEELWQYSTDLGLNFYALPEALGGVAAEQNIVSNVLMAQQLAQGDFSLTAGLLSTFSVINAITRWGSEQVQTEYLTAFADDPHLKATFAVQEATAAFNPYQLKTQAMSNGDHYLINGEKTLVMLGETADIYLVSADLNGKTEVFIMQRNNTITAQESPAMGLKATQTMNLKFNNTPAQRLGDDDFDYTAFLDLGNLMWCAMAVGTCEAVKKYCVQYANERTAFGEPISHRQSVAFMIADMAIEIDAMQMLILNAASLAESGQGFHREAYLARLLCAEKSMKIGTDGVQILGGHGFTKEHPVERWYRDLRATAIVHSGLHA; translated from the coding sequence ATGGTGAACAAAGCACAAGGATTTGGCTTGTCCATCCTGACCAAAGTGGCTGGAAGTGATTTACTTGACCAATTAAAGCTGCGTAAATTTTTAGAAAAATCTCTTTATCAAAGCTCTAAAGCAGGTTTTAAAACACTCAGCCAGACTCAGAAAATCCTGAAATCTGGTCAGAAAATTCAAAGACAACGTTTACCACATCAGTCCAAATCCCTGTTCGATCTGAATCTGACTGAAGAACAGCAAATGACCTGTGAGGCGATGCAACAGTTTGCCAGTGAAGTCCTTTATCCTTTGGCACATGATGCAGATCATCATGAAATCTTCCCAGAGGAACTCTGGCAATATTCAACTGATCTGGGTCTTAATTTTTATGCGCTGCCTGAAGCTTTAGGTGGCGTAGCTGCAGAACAGAATATCGTCAGCAATGTCCTGATGGCTCAACAGTTGGCTCAAGGTGATTTCAGTCTGACCGCTGGACTGCTTTCTACCTTTAGTGTGATTAATGCGATTACCCGTTGGGGTTCAGAACAGGTTCAGACTGAGTATTTAACTGCATTCGCCGATGATCCTCATCTTAAAGCTACCTTCGCAGTACAGGAAGCAACAGCTGCCTTTAATCCTTATCAGTTAAAAACTCAAGCAATGTCGAATGGAGATCACTATCTGATTAATGGTGAAAAAACCTTGGTGATGCTCGGAGAAACTGCTGATATCTATCTGGTCAGTGCAGATCTGAATGGCAAAACCGAAGTATTTATTATGCAACGCAATAATACTATTACTGCACAAGAATCTCCGGCTATGGGCCTGAAAGCCACTCAAACCATGAATCTCAAATTTAATAACACACCGGCACAACGCTTGGGAGATGACGATTTTGATTACACCGCTTTTCTTGATCTAGGCAATTTAATGTGGTGTGCCATGGCGGTCGGTACCTGTGAAGCGGTTAAAAAATACTGTGTGCAATATGCCAATGAACGGACAGCCTTTGGCGAACCGATTTCTCATCGGCAAAGTGTAGCCTTTATGATTGCAGATATGGCGATTGAAATTGATGCCATGCAAATGCTGATCCTGAATGCTGCCAGTCTTGCAGAATCTGGTCAAGGCTTTCATCGTGAAGCTTATTTAGCCCGTCTGCTCTGTGCAGAAAAATCCATGAAAATTGGCACAGATGGCGTGCAGATCCTCGGCGGACATGGCTTCACCAAGGAACATCCGGTAGAACGCTGGTATCGGGACTTAAGAGCAACAGCAATCGTACATTCTGGCCTTCATGCCTGA
- a CDS encoding acyl-CoA dehydrogenase family protein has translation MNLQNPKKFKLLIDQAHEVALNVLRPISRKYDKAEHAYPKELDMLASVVDGMNQGSEGMNAGAAVNKRGDNDESNKNGVNMSTALSIVEMCYGDTGLLLSMPRQGLGNSAIAAVANEEQLQRFHGIWAAMAITEPGCGSDSAAIRTTAIKDGDDYILNGEKIFVTSGERADAVVVWATLDKKLGRAAIKSFVVPKGKPGMKIERLEHKLGIKASDTAAISFIDCRIPAANLLGHAEIDVAKGFAGVMETFDNTRPLVAAMAIGCSKASLERIKEIFKEQLDPEYNTPYLQASNIPAQIYRMEAEWEAARLLMLKAAWIADNRKPNSREASIAKAKAGRIANEITLKCVELAASIGYNETELLEKWARDSKILDIFEGTQQIQQLIIARRELGKSSSELK, from the coding sequence ATGAACTTGCAAAATCCTAAAAAATTCAAATTGCTGATTGATCAGGCACATGAAGTTGCTCTAAATGTACTCCGCCCTATTTCACGCAAATATGACAAAGCTGAACATGCTTATCCGAAAGAGTTAGATATGCTCGCTTCTGTCGTCGATGGCATGAACCAAGGCAGCGAAGGCATGAATGCGGGAGCTGCGGTCAATAAACGCGGTGATAACGATGAAAGCAATAAAAATGGCGTAAATATGTCAACAGCACTTAGTATTGTCGAAATGTGTTATGGCGATACCGGACTACTTTTATCCATGCCGCGTCAAGGTTTAGGAAATTCAGCCATTGCTGCTGTTGCTAATGAGGAACAGTTACAACGCTTTCATGGCATCTGGGCAGCGATGGCAATCACTGAACCAGGCTGTGGTTCGGATTCAGCTGCCATTCGTACTACTGCCATTAAAGATGGTGATGACTATATCCTCAATGGTGAAAAAATCTTTGTCACCTCTGGCGAACGTGCAGATGCGGTTGTCGTCTGGGCGACTTTAGATAAAAAACTTGGCCGTGCTGCAATCAAGTCCTTTGTTGTACCTAAAGGCAAACCCGGTATGAAAATCGAGCGTCTGGAACATAAGCTAGGCATTAAAGCCTCGGATACGGCTGCAATTAGTTTTATCGATTGTCGTATACCTGCTGCTAATTTGCTTGGACATGCTGAAATTGATGTAGCCAAAGGTTTTGCGGGTGTCATGGAAACTTTTGATAATACCCGTCCACTCGTTGCAGCCATGGCAATTGGCTGTTCTAAAGCCTCCTTGGAGAGAATTAAGGAGATTTTTAAGGAACAGCTAGATCCTGAGTACAATACGCCTTACTTACAAGCATCGAATATTCCAGCGCAAATTTACCGAATGGAAGCCGAATGGGAAGCAGCCCGTTTATTAATGTTGAAAGCTGCGTGGATAGCGGATAACCGCAAGCCTAATTCTCGTGAAGCCTCTATTGCTAAAGCCAAGGCAGGTCGTATTGCGAATGAAATCACTTTGAAGTGTGTCGAATTAGCAGCATCTATAGGCTATAACGAGACTGAACTTTTAGAAAAATGGGCACGTGATTCCAAGATTCTAGATATTTTTGAAGGAACTCAACAGATTCAGCAGCTCATTATTGCCCGACGTGAACTAGGTAAATCTTCAAGTGAATTAAAATAA
- a CDS encoding GNAT family N-acetyltransferase has translation MYSIRPIQPQDNAQIAKIIREVSVEFGLAAESGFAVGDSILDNLYEVYQQPNAAYWVIIDEQDQVFGGGGIAPLQGDQSILEIQKMYFLPIIRRYGFAKQILNLAFDFAHEQNFKRIYLETTASLWQAVKLYEKLGFEHLDHPEGNTGHSAACEIWMLKTLD, from the coding sequence ATGTATTCTATTCGTCCTATACAACCTCAAGATAATGCTCAAATTGCCAAGATTATTCGTGAAGTTTCCGTAGAATTCGGACTTGCAGCAGAATCCGGTTTTGCTGTCGGTGATTCAATCCTGGATAACCTGTATGAAGTATATCAGCAGCCAAATGCAGCTTATTGGGTCATTATCGATGAGCAGGATCAAGTCTTTGGTGGCGGAGGTATTGCGCCATTACAGGGTGATCAGAGTATTCTAGAAATACAGAAAATGTATTTCTTACCCATTATTCGTCGTTATGGATTTGCAAAACAGATTTTAAATCTGGCCTTTGACTTTGCTCATGAGCAGAATTTTAAACGAATCTATCTTGAAACTACTGCAAGCCTTTGGCAGGCTGTGAAGCTTTACGAAAAATTAGGTTTTGAACATCTCGATCATCCTGAAGGCAATACGGGTCATAGTGCAGCTTGTGAAATCTGGATGCTAAAAACTTTAGACTAA